Part of the Aquila chrysaetos chrysaetos chromosome Z, bAquChr1.4, whole genome shotgun sequence genome is shown below.
GGGGTTCAACAGCCCTCGCCTCTGGAGGACACCAGGAGGACCCTGCATGCTGAATGGTTTCCCTGTCACCAGATGGGCAAGCTCTGTGCAGGGTGAAGGGGGTTCGCCCCTGTTGCAGGGGGATTCTTGAACATGAGCATTCTGGAGGCCACAGCAAAACCTTGTATGGACAAACCCTTAGGGCCACCCAAAAGGTGACAGTCAACCCTTGCCGCTCACAACTTCATCTGTCCCTCTTCTAAAGCTGGCATGGTGATGGCAGGGATGCCGGCCAGTGTCggccctgcctcctgcctgaccagctccctgcctgcactgctccTTCTGCACCGGGCTGAGACGCCCATCACAGCAGGCAGAAAGGGGAGCGTCTGTCTTGAACAACAAGGGATTCTCCATGTCCAAGACGTCTTCCCAAGTGACATCACAACCATATTAATCACTTTCACTTCCCTCAGCAGGTAAGACCAGAAGTGGGCTGGCACActcccaaccccccccccccccacctgaCCTGATGATCTCATCTCATTTCATAAGCTGCATGGGAGGACCTGTCTACGTCATGAAACAGAAGGACCAGAAAGCGATGCCCAAGCAGCAGGGTTGCCCTGCACCCACTCTCACAGCACTTGTCTCCACAGCTCCCCAAGCCCTGCGCAGTACCCTGCGGGCCCACAGCAGCACCAGTGCTGTCTGCACAGGCTTCTTCCCCAGTCCAGAGTGCCTGAAATAATGTTAGAGCTGTACTCACCCTccaaaaagaagttttttcctAAAAGGAAACTGGTGTGCACATGTGTGCGTGGAGGTAGGTAGGGGTGGCCTGAGTGAAGAGGAGCAAAAATTGTCTGCAATGGCGCTGGAGGCGTGTGCAAGGATGCAGCCTGGAAGGTAGCACAAGGGCCAGGCAGAACGCTCAGCACCTCTCTGCATCTCCACTGATATTCAGCACTGCTCACAGCAGCCAGAAAGACCCTTTATCACCCACAGAGGCCACACACAAGAAATGCAGAGTCCTGCTTCTGCACAGGTCTGCACAAAGGAGTAAATGAAAGAGAGCCAGAGCAGACGTGTGCGAGGGGAGGGACGCGTGTGCACACAGCAGCGTACAGCTTTGTACCAACAGGAAACAAATGGGGTGGTGCTGAAGTAGGATAAATCAAGAGAGACAAACTGCTTTTACAAAATGCCACTAGGAAGTCAGTTCTTGTTTCCCACTCCTTTTCCAGGAGATCCCTGAGGACAAATATGAGACTGAATGGTGTTAAAGGATTGTGTCCTGaaatctctgcagctgaaaaaggaaGCGAAGGAACCAAAGCCTGTCTATTGCTGGCTTTCACTAGCGCTCCTGAAACTGAAGGAACTGCACCAAATACCAGAGGTGCAGAACGTGCCAAACGCACCATAAGGTGCAAAAGCACCATAAGGTGCAAAAGCAGTCAGTAACTCTGAAAATACCTTGCCGAAGAACTGCTCCTCTCACAACTTTATGATGGTGAGCGGACAGTACTTACGAAAGCAACAGGATCATTGCTCCGTGTCCCAACTATACTGAACTTCTTCACGTAGGTGTTATTTTTCAGCGCTTCTGCAAAAGCCTTTAAAGTTGGTATGGGAATATTCTgtgaaaggaaatgcagaaaacctGTGTTAGGCCATCATCTGTATGAAGGAATAtgcaatacatttaaaatacttcaaatgtCTTACCAAGGTCAAATCACTGAATGCCCTGAATTAATTTAGGAAGGGGTCGATAAATGTTTTTACAAGTTCTCTTGCTACAATCAGCATGGCCTAAGGAGCATGCCAATGTCTCCATCCTATTTCCCATTCTGCCGATAGTTCGCTGCCTTGATTTGAAGCTACAATGTCTCTGCTGTGTAATTTAATTGCCCAGAAACACAGTTACTTACGAACGCAGGCATTGCAGGGATGTATGTAACTAGGATCCGTGAGCGTCCAAAGCACTGCTCCTGCACTTTTTAATACGAATGACAGCACTAAGCAGCATTCATGTCGTATTCAGGAAAATTTCCACCTACAGGGCCTTATCCTGAAAGACCTGAAACGATCTCCTTGTACTACAAACCACAGACACATCTGACTGCTTTATACAACATCTTTCAGGCTAATACTTGCCATGCTAGGTCTCAGcccagaaaataaatctgtgctgCTTATTCTGAGTTCCtacaaaatgagtatttttcacTTATCAAGCACTTTAGATACTCTTTTCAGATGCATGAATTTTCACCTGTCTAAAATTTTAAGTGGTATCCTCAACTTGGACTTCTTGCCACACCATTTGGATCCCACCATGTAGAATCATCTATAGTCAAGGCCATCTGCAAAGCCATAACACAGAGCCCAGCAGCTTACCATCTCCACCGCCACACCCCAGTTCTCCAAACGGTGTCCCAAAGTCCCGAGtccaacataaaaaaaaagtgctggcCTGCCAGATCCTCAGCCTGGTGTCCTCAAGGGACATTCAGGGTCACTAGCCAGAATCAAAtacatgaaagcaaaaatctttTCATCATAGAAAGGTGCAGGTGGCACGGCACAAGTGTTTTTAATGCGCATGTGCAGTTAACCATGTTCTTGCTATTTAGTATGTCATCACTCAACAGACCCCATGGGATGGGGGTGCTGGAGTCTGGGAGAACAGatggaaactgtattttttagtATGTGTATGTGTCCCAGACGTAACATAAGAAGTGGTGCTGTGTCCTGATTTGCTTTCTACAAGAAGTAAGGGAGTCCCACAGAAAGGATGGGTGGGAGATGGATTGGGCTACCTGCAAGAAGGGAggtttcttcatattttcacGGCAAGTGTGAGGATTATGAAGCCTTCTTCCTCTGACCATTTTATCTTACATAAACAGCTGCTCTATCAAATGTGCCTGACTAAATCATTAAAGCGACCTAGATTTAGACACCTTTAACTAGATGGGCTGGGGACGGGTCTCGCTCAACACAGCTGCACTCTTCCAGGCATCTACAGGAGTCCTCCTGCTACCAAACCCACACTGTTGTCCCACAGCAGGTAACAAGCCCTGTTGCCCAAAACAAAGATGGGAAGCACTGCTCTTTCTTATCTGGCTGCACGCAGTGTTATGGTATTACTCTGTGCAGCAAAAGACTTGGTCTCTGCCTTCTGTGTATCAAATGTTTGGTCCTGTTattaagagaggaaaatagAAAGCAGCAAATACCATAATATTGTTAAGGTTGACTTCCTCGAGGTCCGGATCATTGCTTTGTATTCGTTTCAGAGTTTCCTCCACATCCGTTGAGTTCGGTTCCTCATCAGGAACAGGTTTGTACTGTGTGGGCTTAATCACACCTGCAAGTGAAAAGCAAGACACGTGAAACCGAAAGCACCCTGAGTAGCAGCATGTTCTCTTTGGGTGTGTTTCTCCTCTTCTAGAAGCAGTGTTGGGAGAAGGAAGTGTGACCTGACAAACAGACACAAGATAAGAGATTGAACAAGCACTTGTGAGCTCCACCTACGCTCATGTGCATCCAGAAACACTGCCCAGCACTGGGGCCAGCCAGCACAGGACAGCCAGTGCCTGCTGCTACACCCTCTCAGGGTCCAAAACTGGGTGATGGAGGGCAGACCGCCTGCGTGGGGCTGCTCCCTGGGCTGTGCTAGCTCCCGGACGGTGCCAGGGCAGTGGCTGAGACCGCGCTCACTCACACAGGGCAAAGATGCACCGGAGATGGCCCCAGCAACCACAGGCTGCTCTGACATTCACGACTCCAACTTTCAGCCTAAAAATAACTCCCACTTTGCCTCTGCTAGCAGCTTCAAAGCCAAACACTGCAACCTGGTAACACTCTAAATCACTTACTGTTGAGCCCTTCTTTGTTCACAATAGTGCTGCTTCCCAGTGCCTCATAGTACTGCTGGTTACTCATCAAGGTGTGCATGCCAAGGATggctacagaaaaagaaaaggagaacacAATTTGAATTATTGCAGGCTCTAAAGCGAGGAAAAGAAGCATACCTGCCATGCTGCCTGGGATGGGGGTCTGTAGTACATTACCTTTCCCTGTGCAAGCACAGAACAACATAAAAACGTGGGACCAAGCCCCCCAGCTGCCATAAATACACAACAGTGCTCAAATGTGCTCACTTGTTTATTCCAATGTAGCATCATTCACAGGAGAAGAGGAACATCATTTTGTGGacaacaaacagacaaacagcCAAGGTTTTCCAGTAGCCGACTTGATTGAGCATCACACAAAAATAGCGAGGGGAAGacaataaaagacaaaaaaaatggcattggTAGGATTTCATCTAAGGGGTCCAGTCCAGCAGGAGCCTGCGCATCCTCACCACCTTTGGTCACCTGGGCATGTGCCACACACTGCGACAGTCCAGTTTTTGAGATGAGCTGTGCCCCACGCAGAACCAAATCAACCCCAGCAACACATGAGATGACTGTCCTGCAAAGCGTGGCAACGCACATCATGTTTTTACTCAACAAcaagtgggggtgggggtgctTTGAATTGATCTTTGTACACTTGGAAGTTGACATTGTGAGAAGCTAAAGCTCTGCTGCCTCAGTTGAAATGCAGAAAGTGAAGGTATGAACAAAATTCAAAGACTGTAAGAGCCCAAAAGCCACACTTGTGCCAATTTGTGTATATCAGGCTCATGACTGCAAAACCAATATGCAAATGCATATTGAAATTTGCCCAGGGGCGATCTGATGATATTGTTGCCTGCTGCAAATGAGCAGGGGGAAGCCAGTGGCTTAGAAACATCTGGGCAAAGAttcttgtttataaaaataatgctgctaCTCACAGAAAGttcatgtttgaaaataaactggttttttaataaacttttttttttaaaataactatatgactttctaaagaaaaatgaggacaTGTGAGTAATTGTTACAAACAGACACATCTGAACAAATCTTGACCTTCACATGGGCACAgtggttaaaataaataaaggacaAATCTCTCCCTAAAATTCAAGTATGCCACTGCAAAGGCACTTTGCTTTCCAGTGAGCTGCTCCTCTTATGCTTGGTTGGCACCAGTCCATCACCATTTGCTCGATGCTTTGGccaagaagggctggaagtTGCAGAAGGCTATCCCTGAGGCCCATCATATGAATGGCATCTGTTATGGTGACAGCACACGACTCCAGGTCTGGGTTGCATGGGCAGGACAGCCTGCAGCAAAGGGTGTCAACAAACACCACTGTCCACTTCCCCACACTCCCTCAGCACATCCCTGGTTGGGTTGCAGAGAGCCAAGCAGTCTCTGTCTTAAAAGTCTGAGTGAGGTTGGGCATTTTGAGTTTGCTTGTTTGTATCTAACTGTCCCTTTTCTCTGCTATGTACTCACAGCTGAAATTTTCAGGAGTGCAACACAGCttggaaaagtaatttgcagGCCCAGCATTTGGGGGACATACATACACCCCAAACACAGCTTATTCTGACAATGAAACCTCTCCACCAGCCAGGACTGTGAATATCTGGACTGCAGACAGAGGGAAAGATCTGCTGTTACGACCACACAGGGTTTTCTGCGGCTAGAGTTTGTGCTGGTAGACAAGAGGGACCCACTATTTCTAAGTCTGGTACTTGCTGTGTATTGTCCAAAGGAACTCAAACAGAATGAAGGCATCCCATTTCTGCCTCCCCCAGCTCACCAAAGGCACTGGAGCCCTTCCAGGACTTATTGGGAGCCACCCACCAGAGCTATCCTACTGGCCTTGCCAAAGAAGAGATCCAGCACACCATGGCTGACAGTGAGCCCTGCTAAACAGGCAGGAGCAAAACGAGCTCCTGCTAAATGAGCCCTGCTACACAGACAGGAGCAACGCTGTCACTGTCAATATTGAGATTTCAGCACAGCTTGATTCACATCAGTTCTCCTGCTGCCACTTCAAGTGTATTCTCCCAACAATTGCAGAACAAGCTGCCCCAAACAGcatttctctgtgaaaataATTGCTGCACAGATCTGGAGCTTGGAAAGGCAGATTTTATAGGATAGGGCTTTATAGGAATCTGAGACTacagtaaaaaagcaaaactcagagACACAGTGCTTGGCCAGGCTACATATGTTGCAAGCTTCAATGCAGAAACACATTTCTAAGCCTGAATATGATATTATTACATGGAAGTTGTCTAGTCGGTGTGGTTATTCTACAGGCTATCTTACAGAATTCTGGCAAGGAGGATACTGCTAGGGAGTATGGAATTCTGAAGAAGACAGAACTGGAAGAAGCAGCCAGTAGCACTGAAATCCTCACCGACTGCTAGACCAGCAGGGGACATGTGAGCTCAGTAAAGCACCAAGGGGGTGTTCATATGCTCCCTTGGCCAAGGCATATCCTATCCCAGTCACAGAGCTAAGTCCATGCTACTGGCTTCAGCAAGATACTAATATTGTCATCTCTAAAGTGGCAGAGCAAGGAGGCTTGCAGGGGGTCACCTCCACTCAGACAACActgcctgaaaagcagcaatggGACACTGCTTGAACTTACCGAGCATGGAAGCATAAAACCCTCAGAGGGACCATGCCTGTCCTTAATTTGCATGGGGCTTGTTTAGCCTGGTGAAGAGCACGCTGTTGGGGCTCGAACAGCACCTGCAATCGCTCTGTCCCCCTCTCCATCTCGGTATGCATTCCAACCTGCTTCTCAGTCATTGTGAAGTACACCAACCTTTTAATGCTGGATTCCCCCACCCCTGAGCTAACACTCACAAAACCGACTGATCGCACAAATCACAAGAAATCTGtagctttaaaatgtgttagAAAACCTCTTTAACAAACAGCAGCCCTGAGCGTCTGTTGAAAGACTGCTCTAATCTGACAGCCTCTTTAATAGGTTGCACAAGAAATCCACATTCTCACTGGGTCTGCTTGATTGTTTCCTAGAGGTTTGGCTTGAAGAAAGCTGTGCTCCTGAAGGTGACAAGCTGAAATTTGCAAGATTCAGTGGCAGAGACAGGAGAAGAGATCAAAGAGCACACTGTTCCCCTGATAaatcctccttctccctcctgagCTTTGGTCCATGCTCCTGATTAAATCACATGGGCTGAGAGTAACTTTAAATATAcacttcttttttaacaaagaaataatcCTGTCAAAACTGACAGCATTCAGATAAACTGCAAAAAGCTTAATAGCTCATttctcacaaaagaaaaaacaaaaagaaactagTAGTCGAACAACCTGAATCCCCAATTCATGTGAAACTATTTTACCAGCAATGTCACAGAGCTCTGCATCAGATGCATTAGCAAGGGCTTCCTCCAGTTCCGGCTCCAGAGTCACACTTTCCAAAACAGGATCCATTGGCTTCTGCTTGGGGATCCAAGCTTTTCCTATAAATGCAAAGTGAGGTCACTCTCAGTATAGCTATAGCACCTGTTTCACAACTAGCTGTGCAGATGCACTTCCATGGGGTGAGATTTGCACAGTGGAAAGGACAGAGGGGGCACAAGGAcctagagaaaaatcagaagagacACTGAATCCCTTCCCGTAAGCTTGGTCTGAGTCCTGCTGCGATATGAGCCAGGAGGCACCTGCCAGACACCTCCAACTGTGGAGCTGGACTCTTTCACAAGCACAGAGGGCTGCATCTACAAAAGCCGAATATTATTACATTTGTACAGGATGATGACTGTTCAACACACAGCACTCAGAAAGCCACACACAGCCTGACCCTGCAGGACTTCACTTCTTTGAAGGCTGCATAAAAGGGATGGAGTTTTGCCAGCACTCACATCAGCCAAGAAAGGCCAGTGGCCCAGATCCAGCACTGTGCAGGATCGGTCCTGCTACTGAGACAGCTCCTGCTGCTAACTCCAAATGCATGGTGGCAAGGCAGATGGCACATTAGTCaaaagaggggggaaaggaggcTTTGCAGGGgccctggcagcaggcagagatAGCAGTCGGTCGTCCAGCGAGCACACAGGATGCAAGGAGGAGCAAGGCttggggctgctgggctggctcAGCGCTGCTGCAGAGGACAGTAGGGCAGTGGGGAGAGACACAGAGGGCATGCCAGATGGAGATCCCCGTGCTCTATCTCCTGGGACAGCAACAGGCCAAGGAACAGGTCTTTTCCCCACAAGTCAGAGGAGCAAAGCAACAGGCACGGCCAGTAACGCAAAGCTGCCATCTCAGCTGCTTGCTTGTGGCCTTTTCCTAAGGGGGGCTGCCCACACGGACAAGGGGCTGTGCAGCCCGTGgcacagctccagcccagctccgAACGCGGTGGGGTCCCCGGCGCTCCCCACCCCATTGCCCAGGACGATCGCTGGGCAAGCCACGGCCCTCTCTCTGCCGGAGCCGGTTGCATCCCAGGGAGGCATGGGGCAGCAGACAGCGTTCGTGGCCCTGCAtggctgctcccagctcctAACTGCTCCCATTGCCAACAGGCAGGCAGATCTCTTTGCGGAGGCCGAACAGGTCAGGTCTGAGATTTCACAACAGGGCACCTACCTGTGACTGCCCCTGCCaccaaagaaaagagagaggttCGCGGTGTTTTAACACACCATGGCAGGCAGCGGTCTGCTGGGTAaacccactgctgctgcaggacaggaggaggaggaggaggaggagagagatcCCAGAGCATTTCGGAGCAGTCCCCTCCCCTGAAGTAGTCCAGGATCCCTGCTGAGAGATAGCGAATGCAAAGCTCTTGGCCTGGCATGCCAGCGAGAACTATTTTTGTCCCCCCTCTGAAACAAGAGTCAGTGGCACCAAAGGGGAGAAACAAAGATCCTGCTGCTCAGGGATGTGCAGAAACACAAGGGGCTAAATTTAGCCTCAAGGAAGAAGCAACTGCGCTTTGGGCTCCCCCGGTACAAAATGGAGGCTGCTATAAACAGGCTTTTGCAAAACGGCCCATCTCCTGCCTGCACGCTGCCGCCCTGACGAAGAGGGCAGGAATCTGCCTCCTGGGACACAGCTGCTCCCGCAAAAATAGGCAGAGCATCACGTGTCCTGCAAGGCCAGGCACCTCCTGGGCACTGTGCAGCAAAATGTCTGGGGAAGGCTGGCCCCCTCAGCTCTGGCTTGGTGCAGAGACCCAGAACCATTGTCTCACCGGACACACGGCTCGGCAAACTGTATGCACTATCTGGTCAGTTCAGCAGGGAATAGGAAAAACAGGGCAAACTTAATTCTGCCGTCACACAGTAACTCCTTTTGACATCTCAGTGTCATTGAAACTTCtgggatttaattttagaaagttCTGTATCTCAGTCATGCTTTATTACAAGTTTGAACTTTAAATTAAATGGTGCATGCAAACACAGCTTTATATATCGTAATACAGCAGGTATGCACGTACCAACTCCTACCCTGTCCAGCAGCACGGCCAGGGAGAGCACCTCCCATGGCAAACTAGTAAATCACCCTCCAAACTGTAAACGTGGTGATTTATTTCCAGCTCTGTCACAACTGTGAATATGTAATTTACCATCTCTGGCTCACAGTCAATGTAAAGTAGTGTCTTCACTCAGCGGCATGTTACAAGTGAAAATATGCTAAATGTGTTTGAGATCACATCAGATTGAAATATGATTAGCTCAGACCAAAAGCTGAAGACTCAAAATGCTTGAAATACCTCCGTCTCCTGGGGAGCACTGCTTCGACCTGCTGGGCTAGCCAGGTGAGTAGCCAACACTAGGCTGGCGTACATCTGAAGTTGTTAAATCGCTCTTCCTGATAGCACTCAATTTACTCTTTTCATTTACTTCCTTGAAGGAGAACTCAATTTTTGCTAAAAATACCACCTCCAGTTTTATTAAATGGACAGATTTAACACAAGCTCTTTCTTGGAGAGGCACATGGATCAGTAAGGAGGCAGCTTTGAGAAAGACCTCAGTTGGGAAACATGCTCACACGCCCACGTTTCATGCACTTCCTTTTTGATGTGGGGCAACCAGTAGTGCAAACAGTGTACAACCAGATCTTCTGCTGCAGGGGGACCATGGTACAGAGAGAGacacaacagcagaaaaaagctgCTGAGAAGCTCCTGGAACCCAGAGGCAATGACTGACCAGACCCTGTCCCATGTCAGATGATATTCAGAGTGATAATGGGAGCAGAAAAGTCCTTTTGATAATGGGACATGTCCcaggagaacaggaaaagatgccagaagaagaggaaagagaagaggtaGAGCAAACCCCTTGCTCACAGGCCCCAGAGTCACGCAGAGCAGGGGTGCAGCAGCTGCCACAGGGTATGGTGCAAGAAGACAGAAACACGCAAGCTGCAGGAGACAGGGAAATGAGGCTGGGGTTGTCAAGAGGTGATGAAGACTAGACAGGAACTGTTGGGATCATTATAGCTGAGGGGAGCTGTGGAGTTTCTCTATACCAAGATGAAGTTCAgagttgtcatggtttaaccccagccagcagctaagcaccacacagccactcgctcactcccctccagtgggatgggggagacaatcggaagggtgaaagcaagaaaatcacgggttgacataaagacagtttaataggtaaagcaaaagccacgcacgcaagcaaagctaaacaaggaattcattcagcacctcccatcggcaggcaggtgttcagccatctccaggaaagcagggctccatcatgcctaatggttacttgggaagacaaacaccatcactccgaatgtcccccgcttccttcttcttcccccagcttttattgctgagcatgacatcatatggtctggaatatccctttggtcagttggggtcagctgtccccgctgtgtcccctcccaactccttgtgcccctccagcctacccactggtggggtggggtgagaagcagaaaaagcctcgactctgtgtaagcactgctcagcagtaatgaaaacatccctgtattatcgACACTGTTTTcaccacaaatccaaaacatagccccatactagctactatgaagaaaattaactatcccagccaaaacctaCACAAGAGTGTAGGGAGGGAGCATGAAAGGCAATGGTGGAAGACACAGCACAGTCTACAGAGCTCACAGGAGGACAGGACAGAGGAGGATCAGGAGAGGACAGAAGATGATGTCTTCCCCAGAGCTCGATACAGCTGCCGTGGGTTGTGGATGGAAAGAGGCTGCACAGTGGTACAGCCTCTGTCCATCACTTAACAATATATCACATGGTACCCAAATCAGCAAGCACATGGACCTCTTGGGCACACCCCAGTTTATTAGCCCCCTGGGCTGGGGCTAGACAGCAGAGACAGCAGATCCACCACTCCAATGGTGTCAAAATGAAGTCATGCTTAGCAAAGCAGGTCAGACACAACCCTGCTGCTGTGTACCCACTGTGCCTTCATCATGACACATTCAGTGTGGTGCAGAGGATGACCATACCTCTCTTTTCACCTGTGAAAGGGACCAGGTCTTCTCTGTCTTTAACGTCCTTCGCCTGCTTTTCTAGGTGGGCCATGAGCTCCTCCCTTTTGAAAGGGCCAGTTGGCGGCTTTTGTGTCTGATCCCGCTGCCTGAGTCCTGCTGGCAGCAATGCGTTCTAGGCACAGAGGGGAGAAACGTGGGTTATCTCTGCAGGCCACCATCCCCATCCACCAAATGCTCCCCCCTCTCCACTTTCCTCATTGCACTGTCTTTCTTCCACATTGCTGGACAATTTGCTTCTCCTTGTTTCAGGTTATCTCCATCCAACCCCACTGATTCCCACATCATCTAAGACACGTGATGCTCCTTCCCCCTTCCAATTTCAAATGCTGGCTCCGCTACAAGGTCTCCATGCTCCCAAGTGGATGTTTCTCTacaacagcagctccagccctttCTCTGGGGGCTCTCAGCCAtcacctcctgctcctcctaGCCTCTTCCCACACCCTCACcatttctgctgcctcttcACAACAGTCACAGCACCAGAACCCAGCTGCTACACTCATCCGATCTTCTCCTCCCTCTATGTGTCTGTCTGAGTGCCCACATGCCCCACATGTCCCAACAAGAATCAGTTCAGGGAAATCCCACGGTCTTTCACAGAGCAGACCAGAGCGCTGTAGTGgtctcttctgcctttcatgATCCATCACAAAACTACAGGCAGGGTCTTGCAGAGAAGATCACTCCCTTGCAGAACAAAACCACTGTGAACCTTTTTCAATCTGCCTCCTTGTTATTCCATCAGATTAGCCACCATGGGAAGTTGCTTTGTGCCTGACACATACGGCACGTAAGCACCtgcttatatttaaatatagaaCAGCCTTAATGCAATAAGTAAGACTATTCCCAGATTTGACACTAAGCATGTTCTTTAAAGCTTTGCTGGATAGAAGTCaacatttactttttaagaCACCCAAGGTGATTTTGaacaaaacactgatttttccatGCCCTCCTAATAAAAGTAATGCATTATCATTTAAATCTGTATCAGTGGAAAGCCTGGGAAGGAAAGTGACTAACAGGAAGCAATTAGACTTGGGCAACCTTGGAGGGCAACAGAGGAGAACTGTGCTAACGCACAAGCAGGGAGGCATGGGAAACTGCTTGCTTCCTCGGGCTTCATGCTGTGAAAGGTGACCATGCACTCTTCATGCTTTAACTCCTGTACTGAGGCTACACCTGTGCTGACAGATGTTCGTGATTATTTTACCCTTCTGCATCTTTCACAGAAAGCTGCCTGAGTCTGTGTCTTCTGAGACACCTGTAAGCAGTCCATACACTTAATCCTGGGAGCCAGCCTGCCACctcttaattattttcctgcgttgcaattaaaaatactgatgatGCAATCTACACTGCCCATCATTTCCCCCAGAAACATTAACTGCATGTTGCAGGAACAATTTCTCACTTGGCAGTGCCCAGCCTCATCATCTAATGTCACTGTAACCCAGAGGCCTGCCAGTTGGCTCTGCACATCCCCTGCTAGCGCCACAGGACAACGTTGCCTCCAAAAAGCTTTCATTGTTTGGCACCAGCAGGCCCGGTGTTTTCATATGTGCAGCTCCTACCGATATTGGGAGGTTGCTAAAAAGCAATTGTCCCATTTTGCAAAACTCtgggatttgtttttctgcctaTATGGTGGAAAATACAGACCATTTGAAGtttgctatgaaaaaaaccccaaacaagccACAA
Proteins encoded:
- the TMOD1 gene encoding tropomodulin-1 isoform X2; the encoded protein is MSYRKELEKYRDLDEDKILGALTEEELRKLENELEELDPDNALLPAGLRQRDQTQKPPTGPFKREELMAHLEKQAKDVKDREDLVPFTGEKRGKAWIPKQKPMDPVLESVTLEPELEEALANASDAELCDIAAILGMHTLMSNQQYYEALGSSTIVNKEGLNSVIKPTQYKPVPDEEPNSTDVEETLKRIQSNDPDLEEVNLNNIMNIPIPTLKAFAEALKNNTYVKKFSIVGTRSNDPVAFALAEMLKVNNTLKSLNVESNFISGSGILAVVEALQGNTSLIELRIDNQSQPLGNKVEMEIASMLEKNTSLLKFGYHFTQQGPRLRASNAMMNNNDLARIHRCDGLWQ
- the TMOD1 gene encoding tropomodulin-1 isoform X1, producing the protein MSYRKELEKYRDLDEDKILGALTEEELRKLENELEELDPDNALLPAGLRQRDQTQKPPTGPFKREELMAHLEKQAKDVKDREDLVPFTGEKRGKAWIPKQKPMDPVLESVTLEPELEEALANASDAELCDIAAILGMHTLMSNQQYYEALGSSTIVNKEGLNSVIKPTQYKPVPDEEPNSTDVEETLKRIQSNDPDLEEVNLNNIMNIPIPTLKAFAEALKNNTYVKKFSIVGTRSNDPVAFALAEMLKVNNTLKSLNVESNFISGSGILAVVEALQGNTSLIELRIDNQSQPLGNKVEMEIASMLEKNTSLLKFGYHFTQQGPRLRASNAMMNNNDLVRKRRLAELNGPIFPKCRTGV